Sequence from the Solea senegalensis isolate Sse05_10M linkage group LG1, IFAPA_SoseM_1, whole genome shotgun sequence genome:
ATGTCGTTTGTGAGAGTGGGTcgaacacaacagcagcaacacagcagAGGGAAAAGGCCTGTTCGCCTCAGGAAGACGACAGCAGCTCCTAAAAAAGACTGGGTGGTGAGTGAATGTCAAAAAAAACGAGTCATGAACTAGAAGAGCTGGGAATCAGTTACACTTCACAGTACGTTTGTTCAACTGACGCACTGAATCAGTGGTTTCAAACTGTTGGTGCTCTTCCACCTCTACATAAACTTCACACGTcgttgtgattaaaataatcaaaGTTAGCTTACTatctttttctttattactatctttctttatttcttaacAATGTATTAAGTtcagctgtttgttgttttcagagcACTGTCAATGACCTGTCAGTGCACAAGCTGTCACCTGCAGAGCTGGTAAATTGTTAAATTTTTGTGGATTATTCCAATGAAAGTTCTGTCACAGTGGATATACAATCATGTGATTGTTGTCTCCTACCTTAGAGTCATCGGCATGAGATTCATAAGTCCCACAACAGGGCTGCAGCTCAATGGGAGCTGAAAGAGAAAGCTCTGAAAAGCCGTTTCAAACATGCTGGGAGTCCTGCACCTCTGGACCAGGCCAGTCTTAGCATCATCAGGGAGGTTTGTGAATGTGATTGTATCAGTGGTTTTACAATTCCGGTGTCTTCtgttcactgttgttttgtttgttaaaaagaaTTAGGCAGGTAAATTGTTTTCCAAACTCTTTCCCTGTGCTGACTTTAGTTTGATAACTGTGGTGTTTTGTAATACTGTAGGTGTTTTCtgaccagctgctgctgcaggatgtGCTGGCTCGCTCTGACAGAGCCATGGCTGTGGTCAAGGACCTGTTTGGAGATGCTCCTCGCAGGCAGACTGGTAGCAAACGACCTaaatctatgacatttttaatcgTCGCATGCTGGTATTTATTTGTGCAAATAACCCCCATGTTTGTGTATGGTGACAGGGCATCCCAGTGTGACCATGGCTCcaaactgtgactctgactcagAACTGCCTGTTCTCCAGAGACCAGATCCTCCCACTCAGCTGTCATTGCTCAGCCAGTCCATGATGGACcagcaggtctgtgtgtgtgtgtgtgtgtgtgttaacatgttATGTTACAGAGCAACACATGctgttatttatacatgtatagcATTATACAATCACATGTTGCATCAATTTATTATCTAAGTCAATGTGGTAACATGGTAAATTGAAACACTGGCCTCACTGATAACAGTGGTGCAGCTATTATATTCACAATTAAAATTTTCAGTATGTTTTGGTCTCTCAAGCTACTCAACCAATCACGCTAATCGTAGTACTTCAACAACCGGGTTGCGAGCAGACTCGAACATGTTAAACTCCAACTCGGGTCAGAAAAGTCAAACATTACCAAGCCTGAAAAGTCTTGGTGCCCCGTCTCTaaaaccagaggagaagaaaagaataGGGTCTGCAGTGGATTGCGTTAAAAGATAGACCGATGAAAGTGGAGAGGAAGTTGAAGACAGATATGCCAGTGGGGATCATTTCCTCCAGGACAGAGAGGCAACGACGGCCAAGGTTAGCTAatgctctctctttttcataCACTCTTTagataaatatttaatgtatattaCGTTTTTAAAGCTAGTTATTATCACCTTATTGTCTCCTGTTATATCGGAGCAAATACAGGTTTGATGTAAAAATGGAACAGACAGCAGGggagttttgtttatttgtgttttatgggTTTGTGCATAAACACAATGTAATGCCGTTTAGAAGTGCAGCTccttatttctgtgtttctggaactttgaattgGGATTGCAGTAACAATGGTAAACGGTTGCTTTTTTCTCCATACTTTACATCTTATTCAGTCTGTACTAATGTGTTTCCATGCTCTAAATGGTTAATTCCAGGCCTTAAATGAACTACATGCTTCAGAAGAACACGACAGAGATGAAGATGcgaatccttcagattattatctCATCAAAAGGTACTAATGTTTACAAGATAGACCAAACCACCACAGTTTGTCATGCATTTTACAGGGAATATGTGATATTGAAGCTTTAACTGATGCTGCTGAAACAACTGCATCCCTCatgatattttaattttcaGGACCAATGTACGAAAAAAGAAGACACAGTCTCGTAGAGTCCAGGGACACAGAGATGATATTCCTTCAACCCCCTGCACATCGGGCCGAGCACCAGCCCAAACAGGTGAGTCGACATGTGAGCTCTACCAAGGTTATGTGAAtggaaatatttcatatttatttatttaatgcacTCATTCATCCCACATTGTTTTTAGCTCTCAATGCCACACTGGCTGTTCAGCGTGTTCGGACCAGCCATAAGCAGTCAGAGGAAATCGAGGAAGAACAGTCTGTCCTGGTTACTCATGTCCTGAACCCTGACTTGCCTTCCCACCAGCCAGGTAATATCTGACAGCTACtgttttcttcaaaatgaaattaaaatgcttttatatcaggaaaaaaacattaccCTGTGTTTCTTTGTATGTGCTCTACAGGAAGGACCAGTAATGGAGCCAGCAAGATTAGGAAGTGTATTTCTCAGAGTTCAGAGCTGAGTGGCTCCTCTGTTGCATCTCTCAGTGGGGACCAGTCTAGTCTGGGTCTGCTGCAGGCCATGTTGTGTCAGGTGGAGGCAGATGTGGACTCTCTGAGTCCTGACACGGCACCAGGGTCCGCGCAGAGTCCAAAACAGCACAGAACACAAAGCCTCACTGGATTCTCTGTTGCATTGATCAACACACTGGGACGATTAGTGCATCACCACAAACAGGTACAGCAGCAAAAACCTCAGTCTCATTATGTCCATAGTTTTGTCCTCGTTGTGTGTAAATCCTGACCATTTCAAATACTGAAGTCATATTACCATATTTTTATCCCATATACTGTCTTACTTCAAGGTTTCTTTCAATTTATTTGTGCTAGACTGATGAGAAAGTGCAGAAAGAAGCTCAGGAGAGGAGAaaactggaggaggagctgagagaGCAGCGTGGCCTGATCGATGCTCTCACTGCAGAGACTATGACTCTGAGAGAAGAGGCTGGCGTCCTGCAGGTCTGACAGAGTTCACTGCAAATTCAGACACTAAATTCAACTGTACTCATGCGTCTTTGTCATTTCCTCTCAGGCAGGTTTGCAGCAGCGGATCACAGAGCTGGAGGACAAGTTGGACGCTGTGATGTTGTTGATTGGGGGACTTGGTTTACTGGAGGCGCAGACGAACATACCCCAGAACTCTGATGTCAAAGCTACAGGTtcatacagtgtttgtgtgcatgcatggaTACAAATCTTGTACTGTGAAAGCTCAATGAtttcttttaacatttaacaaatgaTTTGGTGTACAGTTAGTCAGTCTGCACCTGTTCCTGAGCGAATACAAGCCCCAGTTCCTTCTGCCGTCCTGCTCTCCCCTCCTCGACAGACGGATAACTGGCAACACGTTCCTGGTAACGGTCAGATTCCTTCTAGCTGTCGCTCACAACATGACCCTCCCTCAATCACATATGAAAAGCTTAAATTTCCTTTCCCCCCTTTTTCACAGTGACTCATCCCACGTCACAATACCATCAGCTTCCTCCTGTGGATAACCTCTACTCTTGTGAGGACGTCCACGCCCAGAGCTCTAGCTCTAGCCTCGCGAGCCTCCCTCTCGTCAGCCTTCCCTCaacctcctcactctctctgactTCTTCTGACCCTCTGGCCATCCTGGCTGAGATCGCTCAGCTGAGCAGACAGAATGACCTGATCAGGGCTCAGCTGAGCCAGGCTAAGACTCTCCGCTCAGGTGTCGGAGGATCGCCTGACAGTAGCGTCAGCGAGCGGAGAAGACTGAGCTCTGGTAGCTCCGGAAAAATGACACCTCCAATTGTTGGGGAGAGGAGGACGTCAGGGTCCGGCAGCACACGGAGACAGAACCAGAACGTCCTGGTTACAGATGGACACACAGTGGCTCATCAGGTGAGATGTTCATGAATcttattttgaatgtgttttatattttattctagCTATGATATAAAGTTTTGTGAGAAAATTAGAGCAGAGTTTGGCTGCGTCCAAGTCATATTGAATGAATTGGCTGATTATTACTTATTTGTATAAGGTCACACATTTTgatctcagaaacttgataaatgctaCTCACTTTTGATTATCAGTTTCATTTATGTAATGTTTAGTTTATACCtttttaaaagatattttttgatttcttttgtgccaccttttattcaaataattCTGTACCAAATGaaggaacaaaaaagaaaatcagccaaACATATTGACCAGTCAGCTTCTAAAGACTGGCATCAGCATCAcccataaaaaagaaaaagcctatTCAATTCAATATTGGTTGACTTCTGCACAAAATGTAATACTTAAATGAAGATTAAATTACTTCAATAGCTTGTGTCTAACTATAGAAACCCCCTTTTTTGCAGGATGCAATTTTACTACCTGctagtagtttttttttccagttttagGGGGTGATTATTTACTGATATGCATCTCATCGTTCTTCCTCAGACAACATCTCCCAACACCTCTAGCGCAAACAGTGTGGAACAGCGTCTCCTAGAGCTGAACAGGCAGAGTGCAGCAGCCAGGAGTCGGCTACTGGAGCTCATTGagcaacagaaacacagtgtttcGTCCAAagtgtctccctctgtctctcccatCCCTCCGTCTGCCTTCAGTCCACATAGAGCAGGTAGAGCAGGTGACATCAACCTGTCACATCTCCGTCTTTCTCATTTCCTATGATGGTTAATAATCTTCAATTTCATACTATGGTAGAAAGTCCAGAagtgtcgctgctgctgctgcctgcacaGGAGCCTCAGTCACAGGCTGTTGGTGGTGAGAGACGGtgagaagaagctgaaacatgaaataaatgctTAGAAGTTCATGTTTGGATTAGCACGGATTAAAATCTTCAAAATCTGACACAGGTTTTAAATCAGAATATACTGTGAATATacagttaaatattaataatgaaggagccatgtctcatttttatttttgagttccCCCCCCCCAACCACTAGGGGGTTGTATTTCatttcttatattctgtctgAGGCTGACACTGGCCCAGGGTCATGCTGGGTCATTGTAAGTCACCTGTCATTTTACTCAGGTGTTGATGATTGAGAGGCAAACAGTTTTCTACTGTGCTCgggtttaattaaaaaatgaggaaaaagccGATATGGTTTATATTTGGTATCTTTTTCCTGTAGTTTCTCATCGGGCAGTTTGACAGTAAAGGTTGTAgctcacaaataaaaataggACACTCGAGTCACttttaacaacaaaaaggaGATGACTGACTGTTCTGTGTTTCTTTACTGCAGATATGCTAGTCCAGAGGGAGAAGCGAGGGAAAGTaaaacacaggtacacacacactcatgcgtgaattcatatatatatatatgttcacaaATTGTAGATTACATTTTACTAAACCTTTGCATGATTCAAAGTCGTCTAAgacttattttcttttcctaaCAGAGAGAGCGACAAGGGTGCTTTGCCTTATCTGCTCACATGAGATGACAAACTTGATTTCTATCAAATCCTGTCTTAAAGtatttaataacattaatatgtattttaataacAAAATGGCTTGattttaatggatttttttttaatcggaCCTAATAAAAGCACTGTTTATGTACAAACGTCTTAATCTCTGGTGGCAATCTTTTTTCTTGATCGCCCAATGATTAAGAGACTGATTAATTCAtctcaatgtttttatttatctcctGTTCATAAACTCTGAgccatttcaaacacacacacttc
This genomic interval carries:
- the spice1 gene encoding spindle and centriole-associated protein 1 isoform X2 — protein: MSFVRVGRTQQQQHSRGKRPVRLRKTTAAPKKDWVSTVNDLSVHKLSPAELSHRHEIHKSHNRAAAQWELKEKALKSRFKHAGSPAPLDQASLSIIREVFSDQLLLQDVLARSDRAMAVVKDLFGDAPRRQTGHPSVTMAPNCDSDSELPVLQRPDPPTQLSLLSQSMMDQQALNELHASEEHDRDEDANPSDYYLIKRTNVRKKKTQSRRVQGHRDDIPSTPCTSGRAPAQTALNATLAVQRVRTSHKQSEEIEEEQSVLVTHVLNPDLPSHQPGRTSNGASKIRKCISQSSELSGSSVASLSGDQSSLGLLQAMLCQVEADVDSLSPDTAPGSAQSPKQHRTQSLTGFSVALINTLGRLVHHHKQTDEKVQKEAQERRKLEEELREQRGLIDALTAETMTLREEAGVLQAGLQQRITELEDKLDAVMLLIGGLGLLEAQTNIPQNSDVKATVSQSAPVPERIQAPVPSAVLLSPPRQTDNWQHVPVTHPTSQYHQLPPVDNLYSCEDVHAQSSSSSLASLPLVSLPSTSSLSLTSSDPLAILAEIAQLSRQNDLIRAQLSQAKTLRSGVGGSPDSSVSERRRLSSGSSGKMTPPIVGERRTSGSGSTRRQNQNVLVTDGHTVAHQTTSPNTSSANSVEQRLLELNRQSAAARSRLLELIEQQKHSVSSKVSPSVSPIPPSAFSPHRAESPEVSLLLLPAQEPQSQAVGGERRYASPEGEARESKTQRERQGCFALSAHMR
- the spice1 gene encoding spindle and centriole-associated protein 1 isoform X1, whose amino-acid sequence is MSFVRVGRTQQQQHSRGKRPVRLRKTTAAPKKDWVSTVNDLSVHKLSPAELSHRHEIHKSHNRAAAQWELKEKALKSRFKHAGSPAPLDQASLSIIREVFSDQLLLQDVLARSDRAMAVVKDLFGDAPRRQTGHPSVTMAPNCDSDSELPVLQRPDPPTQLSLLSQSMMDQQALNELHASEEHDRDEDANPSDYYLIKRTNVRKKKTQSRRVQGHRDDIPSTPCTSGRAPAQTALNATLAVQRVRTSHKQSEEIEEEQSVLVTHVLNPDLPSHQPGRTSNGASKIRKCISQSSELSGSSVASLSGDQSSLGLLQAMLCQVEADVDSLSPDTAPGSAQSPKQHRTQSLTGFSVALINTLGRLVHHHKQTDEKVQKEAQERRKLEEELREQRGLIDALTAETMTLREEAGVLQAGLQQRITELEDKLDAVMLLIGGLGLLEAQTNIPQNSDVKATVSQSAPVPERIQAPVPSAVLLSPPRQTDNWQHVPGNVTHPTSQYHQLPPVDNLYSCEDVHAQSSSSSLASLPLVSLPSTSSLSLTSSDPLAILAEIAQLSRQNDLIRAQLSQAKTLRSGVGGSPDSSVSERRRLSSGSSGKMTPPIVGERRTSGSGSTRRQNQNVLVTDGHTVAHQTTSPNTSSANSVEQRLLELNRQSAAARSRLLELIEQQKHSVSSKVSPSVSPIPPSAFSPHRAESPEVSLLLLPAQEPQSQAVGGERRYASPEGEARESKTQRERQGCFALSAHMR